From Anaerolineae bacterium:
TCTTCTTCCAGACCCGCACCGGGAACACCCCCTGGCCGGATGCCTCCTGGAGCGATTGGAGCGGGCCGGTATGGGACCCCAATGAGGGCATGTGGGTCTATCCCGCGCCGGACGAGATCGTGGACGGTGCCGGCGGCCTCTATCCCACCGCCCGCTACTTCCAGTACCGCTTCTGGATCGAGGACTGCGACGGCTTCTGGAAGTTCCCTGGCTCCGATTACTCCCAGCCCCAGCGCATGCCCCAGGCCTGGGTGAGCAAGGTGATAGTGCATTACAGCCCCAAGATATATCCCGTGGGCCTGCCGCTGGTGATGAAGGGCGGGTAAGCGCCGGCACATACTGTACCGCATCCCTTCTCGACCGTCCCTGCCGCCGGTTCGCTTGATGCGGCGACTTCGGGTATAATGACGCCGCCGGCGCGCGAGCGCCGGGGACATCACTCTCTCGAAGGAGCCTGGGTGGGATGAAAATCGCCATCAGTGGAAAGGGTGGGGTGGGCAAGACCACGCTGGCCGGCCTGCTGGCCCATGTGTATGCAGTGCGCGGCCGGCGCGTGATCGCCATTGACGCAGACCCTGATGCCAACCTGGCCTCAGCCCTGGGATTCTCCCCGGAGACCCTGGCGCGGCTGAAGCCCATCGCCGAGCTGGAAGACCTGATCGAGGAGCGCACCGGCGCCAAACCCGGCACCTACGGCGCCATGTTCAAGCTCAACCCGCGGGTGGATGACATCCCGGAGCGCTACTCCGTGGAGGAGCGCGGCATCCGCCTGCTGGTGATGGGCACGGTGGACAAGGGCGGCTCGGGGTGCGTCTGCCCGGAGAGCGTACTGCTCAAATCGTTGGTGACCCATCTTCTCCTGCGCGAGCAGGAGGTGCTGATCATGGACATGGAAGCCGGCATCGAGCATCTCGGGCGCGCCACCGCCGGCGCAGTGGATGCCTTCATCGTTGTCGTGGAGCCCGGCCTGCGCAGTATCCAGACCGCGCAGACGGTGGCCCGGCTGGCCCGGGACATCGGCGTGCGGCGCGTGTACGTGGTAGGGAACAAGATTCGCGACGAGCGGGACCGCCAGTTCATCTTGTCCAACCTGCCGGAACTGCCGGCGCTGGGATTCCTGCCCCTCAGCCCTCTGGCCATTGAGGCCGACCTGCAGGGCAAGGCCGTCTTCGATATGGACCCCGGCCTGGTGCAGGAGGCGGAGCGCATCGCCAACGAGCTGGAGTCCCGCATCAAGGCGCCCCAATGAGCAGTAGTTTTCACCCGCCCCGAAGGAGGTCCAAGTGTCCAAATCCGCCGAGCGCGTGAAAACGGGCATTGATCAATTGGATGCTATGCTGGACGGCGGCGTGCCGGCCGGCTCCAGCGTGCTGATCCAGGGCGCGCCGGGGGTCGGCAAAACGACCTTCGGCCTGCAGTTCCTGTACGAAGGAGCTGTGCGCTACAACGACCCCGGCCTCTTCGTCACCTTCGAGGAGTTCCCGGTATGCCTATACCGGGATGCCCAGGCATTGGGCTGGGATTTCAAGGAACTGGAGCGCCAGCGGCGGGTGCGGGTGGTCTTCACCTCACCGGAGATCTTCCTGGCCGGCCTGCAGGCTCCCGA
This genomic window contains:
- a CDS encoding AAA family ATPase; the protein is MKIAISGKGGVGKTTLAGLLAHVYAVRGRRVIAIDADPDANLASALGFSPETLARLKPIAELEDLIEERTGAKPGTYGAMFKLNPRVDDIPERYSVEERGIRLLVMGTVDKGGSGCVCPESVLLKSLVTHLLLREQEVLIMDMEAGIEHLGRATAGAVDAFIVVVEPGLRSIQTAQTVARLARDIGVRRVYVVGNKIRDERDRQFILSNLPELPALGFLPLSPLAIEADLQGKAVFDMDPGLVQEAERIANELESRIKAPQ
- a CDS encoding AAA family ATPase; this encodes MSKSAERVKTGIDQLDAMLDGGVPAGSSVLIQGAPGVGKTTFGLQFLYEGAVRYNDPGLFVTFEEFPVCLYRDAQALGWDFKELERQRRVRVVFTSPEIFLAGLQAPESLIADFIQDWNVRRAVIDSVSLFKRVTTDPVRLREVYHHLVNGL